A stretch of DNA from Sebastes umbrosus isolate fSebUmb1 chromosome 14, fSebUmb1.pri, whole genome shotgun sequence:
ctTCCGAatagttttgtttaatttaattattattttccaatCTTTTTGTCCTGCCCTCTTGTCCTTTGACCTTTTCACATTTGCATTTAAAGGCTACTTAATTAGAAACTTCACTGAATCCGATTTATTTCTGTGTAAAAGCAGAAAAGACCTGAAAAGAAGTAATTGCATTAAACATGATCGCCTTATGTCAATGCAGCTCCGCCATTAATACAAATTTTAAATCAAGTTTCCTCGTGTGACAAAATGACTCCAAGGTGCAAAATTAGAAGGGAAAATTCGACATTGAGAAATATAACACAGCACAGCATCCTTATGTAAGATACATTATAAAACTGCAGCTACACAAACATCATCCATCAAACCACCAAGCCGCTCTGCTTCTCTTTCTGCTATTGatcagaggcagagagagagatggagacagagggaAAAAAGTGACAGACGGAGAAAGACTAAATTAGAGACAGGAAGTAGgaaaagtaacaaaaaaaaaagtgcatgaTAAGTGAGAAAATAAGTCTGTACAAGACTTTGCAAAAGAAACGTCTGATCTGCTTCAAtgcaaaaacaagacaaatgaGATCTTACTGGAGCACAGGGCTAAATATTCATGGCGAGATAAAATACAAAGACTCACAAAGAGCCACAGAAGGTGGTGTCAGCTTGCAGAGAGGGAACATCAAACTGCAGCTGATTATTGATCTAAAATAGATTGGGGGAATCACTGACACGGAGAGTGTGGATCACAATCTTTTCTCCCCACCAGAACACAAGCAGAAGGACTGTCAAGACTTCTTTCTGTCCTGTTCTCTCCAGCCTGCGACCCAGTTACACAATGTCAGCTCCTCTTATCTTACCACCAGCACATGAAGCACTTCAGGAATGTAAAAACTACCATTCAGAGAAAGAGACTTACAGAAATCTTTGGAGGCACTCCGGGTTCCAGACTTGCTCTGGCGCAGGGAGAAGCGGCCCTTTCTGCTCAGGAAACGCCTCATCCTTGCCCGGCTTGCGGCGGGGCACGTTCCAGCCAGCCTCCCTTCGCCCCCGGTCTGGAGGGCGACGCAGCCAAAGAGCGCCCTTGGACACCTTTGTGCTGCTCCTCAACTGAGCTCACTGCCTCCAAAAACCCTGTACCCTGCTAGGAAAGTCAAGCGTACCTCAAAAAGGTCACATCTATGCCTCCCCTCTGCTCTCAATCAGAGAACAAGCGGTCTGCAGCTGAGGAAAGGGAGGCCGGAGGAGTGGGGAGAGCGTCTGAAAGTCAGGCTCTCCATCCTGGGTGAGGCGGTCCAGCCTCAGCCTCAGTCCAAACCCTCTATGGCTGAGCGATGATCAGAAAACTGGGACACGCTCACTTGGTCCTGAAATGGTTCTTTGCAAGAAAAGGTACTGCGAAGCCCCATTTTTCTATAAAtacctttccctctctctctttctctctctctgtctctctgccttccTCTGCTCATGTAGATAGGGCCCTCTCAGAGGGCTGAGGAGTGACCCAGAAACCAGCGTGTGGCGTACCAGCCAGGGACACTTCTCTGATTATAGCGGCCATGTTAAcctcagtactggagcaccagtTACAGAGATGTAGCCTGCACACATATGCTCAAGGTTGCCTGAAATATTTCAGCtaagccaggggtcagcaacctttactatcaaagagccattttaggcaaaaaaagaagaaaagaaatctgtctggagccgcaaaacatttgagcattgtgatgaaggtaacacagtttatagtctaagtatatagtatataagtctaatacaGTGAGGGCCCaggtgcaaatgtactacggagtattagggtcacattcaGGGAAAAAtgatctgagatttcgagaataaagtcataatattacgagaataaagtcattacgagaaaaaagtcataagtttacgagaaaaaaagttgtgatatgagaataacgtcataactttaaggggaaaaagtcataaagttacgagaataaagtcataactttacaagaaaagaagaaaataacacgtaaaattactactttataatattatgactttattctcgtaatctcagattaattttttttcctcaatgtggccctaatactccgttgtaccgtcgtacattaaacacacaacaatgataaataaaattgaaaatgtaaacagtaaaacagttattcatttccactcattttttttaaaaatccacagggagccactggagaggggctaaagagccgcatgtggctccagagccgcaggttcACAAAAACAGGATataaacaaagataaatagaAGCCAACTGTATAAGAAAATAGCATTTATTTGATGCAAACTCTGCTCAAGTAAACTGACCACATCTTAATGTCTGCTGTAGTCGTCATGCTTAAAAGATGCATTATGATTTAACACTGTGCCATGGGACGTTTTATAACTCTCCTCAAACGcatcacatttcatttttgaGACGATAAAGAGTTCAGAAACTCGACTGTAGCCGACCCGGACATCAGAGAGCAGAAGTGAAAACTGCTGATGGAATGACGCCGTTTTAGGTAGTAAATTTTAAGTAAGAGggaattttcactttttttgactGCAGCAAAGAGACGAGACCAGGCTACGACAACAGATGAAAAGGCAAAGACGTGTTCATTTTATACCACATAAAAGAAGAAATGTGCATCTGTTCAGGCCTTCAAAATGAAAACCGTATTAAATGAATGTGGTTAGTTATTCTTTTAAGCTGTATGCACCTTAAAGGTTGAAAATTAGCTGAATGCAGTGCTTCATTTTAGTAAACCAAACACACGATAGAACTAGTCCTCATGCAAAGTCTTTATCTTTCACACTTTGTAGGTTGTTCTATTTCTGTAACTATAAACACTTTggccttttgttttgaaatcaaATCTCACAAATGAGGCTCATATAAACTCTCCAGTAGTCTGCTACGCAGGTTCAGTCCATAGTTAGCATCCTCTTCGATCATAAAACGACAGTCTGAATCTCCACCTCCTCTGGGGAGGTGATGACATACTCCTCTTGATGCTGCACCATCTGTATTCCCTCCTCCACTGCTTCCTCCGtggtcaccatggtaactgttcCGTGTGCCGTCTCCACGGTGCCCGCCGTGCCCAGCAGCGTGCCGTCACTGATGGCGGAGGCCAGCGTCATGGCCACTTGCTCCGTCAGGCTCTCGGGCGTAGCGATGGTGATCGTGTCGCCACAGTCGGAGATGGACGCGGCCTCCTCGTTCATCGCCATGTTGCGCACGATGATCTGGTGGCTGCCCGTGCCGCCGGCGCCTTGCGACTGGCTGACAAGTCGCTGCACCACTTTCATGATGTGGTTTCCCATCTGGCAGGGAGAGGTTGGATATAGGAAGGTAGAAGCAGAGTTATAAcatgatgaaaatataaaagacaGCTCTTATCAgatccttaaaggaacagtgcgtagcatttagggggatctattagaagaaatagaatataatattcataactatgttttcattagtgtataatcacctgaaactaagaatcgtacGCTTAaaatgagcctttcatatctacatagggagcgggtcctcttcacggagtccgccatgtttctacagtagcccagaacggacaaaccaaacactgattcTAGAGAgagccaccgtagttttccgacacgcttgtaaaactgcggtaacgtgagccgcagagttcAAAACCATGGTTCCGTGAGCCGCCGACCATTGCttttaaagtagtgttattatggtaaggatggcctctgagcgaggaaAAAGgtgttttgcactcggtggctcattataccgcagtcttggaaagggagtgaGCTCaacctgcaaccacaccactagatgccaccaaatcctacaaactgcacctttaacattaaatatgtttataaaCCCAATTTTAAAAACAGTGAGATTCTCACACTCTGCCACTTCTAATGATCATACAGATGttctcatttgtgtgtgtgtgtgtgtgtactgaccTCATTCTGGCTGTCTTGAATGAGTGTAACCTCTTCTTCCTGCACGTCCTCCTCTGTTTGAGTCTAGAGGATATGAGAGAAGTAGAGCAAATAAaatgccttcaaatggggttgtgtttaccgtgttcacgagaagagtccatttGATTTAGTCTGTGCTTTTAAATTTTGTTTCTCTGATATGACTAAGCTGAAGACAATAATTTGGAAATATGTAAGCGGTAGTGCTGACTTCTAATGACCTACTAGCTCTTCCTGTCTCCAAAACTGTATTTGGaccatgtaaataaataatttgtgtCATTATTCACTATCGACTATGATGCCTGTCAGTCACTCCTATACAAAATAATGTCGGAAACAAATGCTGTTGAAGCCGGCATTTCCATTCCTGTCTATTCAGTCTGCGGTTACTCTTTtctgtaaacaaataaaatgtaatttgcaaCTTTAAAAACGACCAGAAATCAAGTTGTCCTCTCTTTAAATAGGTCTCTGCACTTGGCAAAGAAAAGTACTGAGTGATTGGTTCTAATCAGCAATCAATTTACACTTCAATCAGTGATGTGACAGCCCGTATTCTGCTATTGATCGCTAATAAACACAACACTTGCTTTGACAATACTGATTGGGACAGAGGTGCTTAAACAAATTCTACCCTTAAATGCACCTTGAAGCTGTGATGTAAGCAGAGAAACCACGCTTTCTCTTAGCCCTGCTTCCCAGTGTCTCACCTTGATGATGTACTCCTGTGTGTCTGCCACCACGGAGGAGAACTCCACCAGGACGGCATGAGGATCCTCTGAGATGATGGCTGCCGTAGCGAGGCTGTCCACCGACGCCTGCTCCTCTGTTACCATATCCGGCTGCTCACTGGAATCGTCCTTCTGGCAGCCTCCTGGTGGAAATCACAAATTGTGTTATCATGTTTGTCTGTATTGTGCTGAAAATACTAAGTTTTGTTGTCAGTTATTCACAAAGACCTTTCGCACGCATATGCCGATTGAGAGTCCCGTGCTCGGCAAAGCCGCGCCCGCACTTTGGGCACTTGAAAGGCTTCTCTCCGGTGTGATGGCGGATGTGTCGCACCAGAGAGCCTTTCTCCCTGAAGCCTCTCAAGCAGAACTGACACACATAAGGTTTATCTTCCCCGTGGGTCCGCTGATGCACCTGCAAGGCATTCTGAGCAACACAAAGAGATATGTTGGAGATGGCTCCGCCTTTTACATCTGTGAATGATGACTTCTGAATGAAATAAAAGCTGAGATGTTTAACACAACAAAGTCTAATGTCTACAAAATCACCTTGGTCTTATAACCCTTGTTGCATCGGGCACAGCGGTAGGGTCTTTCATCCGAGTGGGCCCTCATGTGCTCACGTACATGCCCGACGGTTTTGTACAGCTTGCCACACTCGCCACACTTGTACCTCCTCTCACTGACATGGACTTCCATGTGTTTCTTCAGCAGGTAACCAGTCAGAAACTCCTTATGGCAGAGCGTGCACTTAAAGGGCTTGTAACctgcagaaagagaaagaatacACAGAGAAGAATGACATGTTTATCTACGGACCAACAAAAGGTCCACAAAGTTCCTGAAAttccaaagttgtttttttttctgaaattggtcaGTGTCCCAGCAACTGCTTTCTTTTGATTTCACATGTTGATGAAGGTCAATGAAGAGGATGATAAGAGGGGAGCGTACAGTGATGCTGTGAGTCATCATTAATAGTTATGCACTTACCCAAGTGGCCTTTGACATGAAAACGGAAGTAATTCAGTCCCTTGAAGGAGCGATTACAGTGTGGACACGTGTACAATTTTGCAGATGTTTGCTCAACTCCATCACCTGCTtcctgcaaaataaaaaaataaagctatGAGTGCAAATCAATCATTGCAACACTCTGCTCTGCTGAGAACCAGTTCAAATGTTTCCAGTGATCAATTCAGTGTTTCCCCGTCAGTTTATGTTAGTGATTAAcagcttttctgtttttttaccctttaaaaaaaactagggctgcagaATGAATCGAAATTGTATCTTTGGTGCAATATGGCCTTCTGCAATTAAAATCGTAGAagttgcaatatttgttaaagatgaaatgtgtgtcaaaataccattttaaattatatattgtgatgctgcagagatgtcctgtaccatctttgtttggtataGATCCCCGCACCAtacacaccataatcattttaatatctttttcaatgaaaatgagaataatgtaaaagaaaatgatctagtatatattatataatatcagccaaaataatcgcaattacatttattacattacatttatttaaaaactgaTTGGGAAACAAAACCTGTCTTCTAAGAGAACGCAGTGCCGTAAATGTACTGGTCAGTTCCAGTTACTGCCATCCTTACCTCTGCCTCCATCTCCACAAACTCTTCTTTGACCTGGATCTCAGTGACACTCTCATCAATATCAGGACAGCCAGAAACCTCTTTATCCATCTCCTCGGTTTCCTGTGAGGTCTCCTCCACCACAGCTTCCTCTGTTTCCAGAGCGATGCCAGAGTTGATGATGGCCTGGCAGATGAGGTTGtcgcctgctgctgcagcagccgcCAGGGCTTCCACCTGAGACTGCTCTACTACGACCTGGCCAGAGGCAGAGCAACAGGACAACAGAAAAGGTCGGATGATGTCTCCACTTTTTCTTTAAATCATTCCATAAATGTACCAAAAGGCATTttaaggaaaataaagagtATGTGTTTTGTGTATATTATGAGTGCTTAAAGCCCATACAGgactttgagctaaatgtgcACCCTTTCTGTACTCACTTGTTGCTCCTGCGTtgttccattcacctccattgtgaAGTGGACCTGATGGAGGACCTCTTGTGAACCAGCCTCTACCACACTGACGACAGCAGTCTGAGCCTCTACCatctcctgctcctgctcctcttctggCTGTTGCTCCACAACCACGACCTCATGCTGCTGAGCGGCCATTGCAGCATGATCATCTTCGACTCCTGGACAGTTCACACAGACCTGTCAGTCACTTCCTTAAGTATTCTAAATCTATTCTTAAAGTTACTACATCGTCAACTATTAAAATTCTCAAGGACTCCACCCACGGCTGCAGCTCATTTGCTTTGATAGAATAGATGCACAAGACCATCAAGCTACCCTCTTCAGCACAGACGCACAAGATAACAACTTCTGCAGTGTGAATCTAACCTTTTTGTACTCCATCTTTGCTGACCAAGATCTCCTTGTACTGAACAAAGCGGATCTTTTCTGTGCAGGGTGTGAGGGCCTTAAGGTGTCTGGTGAGGGCACCCGACTCTCTGAAAGACTGGCCACATAAGGTACAGCGATACGGCCGCTCATCTGCAAGAGAACAGGAAAAAAGCAGTGCTATCATTAGGTAAAATGTATTAAAGGACAtcaattcaaaacaaaaacagtcccTGTTTACGCTCTGTACCAGTGTGACGACGATTGTGACGAATCAGGGAGCCTTTTGTGCGAAAGGAGGTCCCACATAGGTCACATGAGAAGTTCTTGTGGTCGCTGTGAGTTTTCATGTGAGTTCTCAAGATGTTGGTCTGTTGGGTGAAAGTAGAGCGTATTAGTGGCAACATGAAGTGTAATACCCTGCATGTCTTTCTAATAATCAGGAAATCTCATTttagctacacacacacacaaacgaacTGACTCACTGTTTTAAATGTCTTGTCACAAAGTTGGCAAATGTAGCGTCCCTCTTGGTTGACTTTGAAGACAGGCTTGAGGTCACTGTCAGCATTGTCAGATAAGGATCCTTCGGTCCCATCTGAGTGGTCCGTGACTTTGAGTGAAACGACTTTCTTCCTGCTACCTCGACCCAACGTACCACTGCTGCTTCCATCTGtgtgaaaaacagacaaaataacAATTTAGTCCTCCTGAAACGTCAGGTTGAAACGGTGCTGATCAGAGATTAATTGTCGATAaacaaaaatgtagttttaaggaatttattgcttcaatctactttcaagcaaaaatactaaacATTTGCTGATCTCAGCTTCTGAAAATGTGTggatttaatgtttttctttgtcttaaatGGTAGTaggaaactgaatatctttgggtttgggaTTGATAGTTGGATAAAATAAACACTTGGAACAAGTCACCTGTGGGAAATTATAATGGGCACTATTTTTCCACCATTTGTAGAGAAATAATcggcaaattaattaatgataaaTACTTTAGTTGCAGTCTTAATGTTGACCCACCATAAGTGCTCTTCAATGGCTCATCTGAGGATGCACCATCAGCTGTTTTCACCTCTGAAGAAGAACCTCCATTGGCTGCAGTAACCTGGCAAAAATGTAGATAAACATTTGTTCTCCACTGCTgttaatatagaatataaaccCACACACAGTAACAGTTCATATACCTCTTCGTTGGCCTCCTGGCTGCTCGCCTCCGCACGTCTGCAGTTGTGTTGTAGCTTGTGCTGGATAAAAGCCTCCAACGTGGAAAACTCGGTCTGACAGCGTCCGCACTTGTGCACATCTTCATCTGACAGCACAGAAACACAACGTTAAGAATAGTAATTGTGTAATAGTAAGTAAGTGTGCAGCCAGCTACTTATACTTATAATTGTGTTAAAGAATATTTTgcttagggctttcaaagttaacacgatactaactaatttttaatttctttaacactttaacGCAACCTGTGttctttaggttgtagcgggcctaaggaatccattggtaccaaccatttcatgctagcttgttgcgaagaaCGTTAAATAACGCcctaaacttacactaaataTCTGCGAAgaaaaaccggcatggccattttcataggggtcccttgacctctgacctccagatatgtgaatgaaaatgggttctctgggtacccacgagtctcccctttacagacatgcccactttatgataatcacatgcagtttggggcaagtcatagtcaagtcagcacactgacacactgacagctgttgttgcctgttgggctgcagtttgccatgttatgatttgagcattacacaccaaaaaactgacaataacctgatattttcagatggaatttcatttcattctcacagtgcaatatcattttccacttgtgcaattttgttaatagtctgtttattgtcaatactgtatatactgctcctatttttatacttccttctatttaaatggttcatattttgttacactttgtttagctcttttttactgtgttagctgatgcatcttgttttctgcactatcccttttgctgctgtacactacacatttccccactgcgggattaataaaggaatatcttatcgtatcttatcttaaatagcATCCATTTATCcctttatctatttatatatgtgATAAATATCAGATTATTCACTATTATTTGACAGTGATAATGCATGTATATTTTGCTCTTACAGCtaaaatattatttacattatcTGCAGCTACATATGCAGCAGCTGTGATCATGTAAGATGCATAATGACACAGTAACccttataaaaaaagaagtatactttaagtttattttatgaagtaaacctAATTAtagttcaagtttattttatgtaataagtatgtGCTAGTAGTATGCTTGTAAgagtactacttcaatacttgttgggactaaattggctcactttttagtttataaaagtacacgtctttttttttaagatttctttttattagcAAAAGGGTTATTTTATAATTCAATTCCAACGTatatcaacatttcttttcatttttaaaacaaatattgaaaccagaaaaataaaataaagtaacataacaaaTTGATAATTATAGAAAAGAAATGTggtaatgatatattattgataatGAACCTATCCTTGTATCAAATATACTTtaactatataataataatgattattattattataatgagtCAATGAAAATATAAGACACATTCAAAGCAAtgattgaaataataaagaaaaaatattagaaaataaaaacataaaaacatgtttaaaaaaaaaaaaaaaataatacatattgaataaaatgtatataaataataaacgcACATATCTAgtgcacatacatttttattaatctgTAATATGTCTTGCAGAGTAACATGCACCAAGAACAATTTATACAATGTTCTTATTCTGCATTCTGAGTAATGAACCTATCcttgtttcctttgttttgtgttgttaattgatttccaataataaatatatacatacatttgcatgaagcagcatatttgtccactcccatgttgatgagagtattaaatacttgacaaatctccctttaaggtacattttgaacagatataaaatgtgtgatttagttgtgattcaatattgtaattgattgacagccctagtaaatagaCAGCTGTTTGCTTTCACTATAATGTGGCAATGTTTGTTGTttgacttcttcttctgcagcatgggacacaaactagctatgctaagctaatgttGTTGCTAACAGCTAGCTGTCTGTGGCTAGCTGTTAGCAACACTTCATGATGGAGGAAGTCAGCTAGGCCCAAACACAATGTTTAACACATCTTTCTGTCTGCTTTCAGCCAGAAGCACAGCTCACCTTCGTCTCCCAGTGTGGTCTGAATGGTGATAGTCTCGTTGTCGTCGTCGGTCgctgtctccctctctgcttctggttctgttgctgccgtatGATGATGAGGATTTTCTACATTCATGTCGTTCTCCGTCTCTGTCGCAACGCCGCTGCGAGGAGGCAAAACATGGCGGATTTACGACCCCGTAGTCATAACAACAAAagggtgcgtgcgtgcgtgcgtctcTTCATCTACACAGACAGGAGGCAACAAGAAAACATGCTTTCATCTAGTTGTACTCTTAATATATAgagtaatatatatacatatatatatacatatatatatatatgtatatatatatgtatatatatgtgtatatatgaatatatatgtgtgtatatatgtgtgtatatatatatgtatatatacatatatatatatatatatatgtgtatatatgaatatatgtgtgtatatatgtgtatatatacacaatatatatatatatgtatatatacattatgtatatatacatatatatatatatatatgtaatagtAAGTAAGTGTGCAGCCAGCTACTTATACTTATAATTGTGTTAAAGAAGCAACAAGAAAACATGCTTTCATCTAGTTTTACTCTTAATATATAGAGTAATATATAgagtaatatatatacatatatatatatatatatgtatatatatatatgtgtatatatatacacatatatatatatatatatatatatatgtgtatatatgaatatatatgtgtgtatatatgtgtatatatatatatatatatatatatatatatacattatatatatatatatatatatatatatatatatatgtaatagtAAGTAAGTGTGCAGCCAGCTACTTATACTTATAATTGTGttaaagaatattttgtttagggctttcaaagttaacacaatagtaactaatttttaatttctttaacgctttaacgcaaccTGTGttctttaggttgtagcgggcctaaggaatccattggtaccatccatgtcatactagcttgttaatatatatatatatatacattatatagatAGCATCGATTTATCCCTTTATATATGTGATAAATATCTGATTATTCACTATCATttgaacaaaataataataaataacaattaaatttatttatatagcacttctcaaaacagatgttacaaagtgcttcacaagacaataaaagcagataaataaagtaaaagatatggtaactgttaaaacagaacatcagacaataaaagcagatagagtaaaacaaatatggtaactgctaaaactaTCCTAAAAAATGGTGCGTGCGTGTCTCTTCATCTACACAGAGGAGgcaaccagaaaacatgctctGATCTAGTTTTACTCTTAATATATAgagtaatatatatacatatatatatatatatatgttaatatgaatatatatgtgtgtgtatatatgtatatatgtatatactgtacatatatgaaatattcacatataataataataattattattattattataatgagtcaatgaaattataaaatataagatacattcaaagtaatgattgaaataaaaagaaaacattagaaaataaaaaaacataaaaacacgtttaaaaaaagaaaagaaaagaataataatacatattgaatacaatttatataaataataaacgcCATATCCAGTGCACATACATGTTTATTAATCTGTAATATGTCTTGCAGAGTAACATGCACCAAGAACAATTTATACAATGTTCTTATTCTGCATTCCTTTCCTGCTGCAATTTTaagttaatataaaatatttgaaaagactatataaaatgtaaaagagGGATACAGTTTACAGGGAGAAGTTtgcatataaaatgtaaaactagTCCCAGTTTTGAAAGAGCAATGATTGAGTGAGGAGGTGTAGTCACATAAAGCTgtgaataatgttttattttttttgtttgtttttaataaagctATGTTATACCTACaattcctgtttatttctgACCTGTCTTGACCTCTCTTTTTCCCAGTGTCTGACTCATAACAGCATTTTAAGATTATAAGCTTGTAGATTCCCCTTTCTTATAGGCTTATAGTATGGGTGAAACATATAGATAAGATACAGATAAACAAGATAATTAAAtccatgtctctaaaaacatatttcatcgtttcctctctcctcgagtcgtttcctcgcctcctccgctcgcatctcccgtgggcgggactaagacgcgaggagaggagtcaagcCGTATAAAAGCACAAATAGGAAAGACCCCTGGTTGAGAGTGAAGTTTGTCTCAGCTGGAGTGGTTGAATCAAGGAGAGCTATTCACGACACAAAAGTAAACAACAAAATCGCTTTACGGCAGTGAACATGGCTTCTGTCTTCAGCGGTGTGCTGCAGCTGACAGATCTGGATGACTTTATCACTCCTTCTCAGGTAGTTTCAACTATTATAACATGTTTATAACACCGGGGTTTATTCTAAAAGGACGTAATAGTTAACGATAATTACTCACTTCTCATATAAAAGCAGTAGATAGagaaaaatgtactgaaataGCTCACAGTTAGCATGCTCACTGTTTGCTCAcacagagctgctgtgtgatcaaacaacttaaaaataaacacaactaTGAATCCTCCTCGACAAAAGCTTATGATAATGTAATGTTGACTAATTGGTTTAACTGTTATTGATCGCAAAACCTGCTAAAAACATCTAATGCGTGCTGCGCAGTTAGCTttctgctaatgttagcagtGATGTAACTCCAGTGCAACAG
This window harbors:
- the e4f1 gene encoding transcription factor E4F1 isoform X1 → MNVENPHHHTAATEPEAERETATDDDNETITIQTTLGDEDEDVHKCGRCQTEFSTLEAFIQHKLQHNCRRAEASSQEANEEVTAANGGSSSEVKTADGASSDEPLKSTYDGSSSGTLGRGSRKKVVSLKVTDHSDGTEGSLSDNADSDLKPVFKVNQEGRYICQLCDKTFKTTNILRTHMKTHSDHKNFSCDLCGTSFRTKGSLIRHNRRHTDERPYRCTLCGQSFRESGALTRHLKALTPCTEKIRFVQYKEILVSKDGVQKGVEDDHAAMAAQQHEVVVVEQQPEEEQEQEMVEAQTAVVSVVEAGSQEVLHQVHFTMEVNGTTQEQQVVVEQSQVEALAAAAAAGDNLICQAIINSGIALETEEAVVEETSQETEEMDKEVSGCPDIDESVTEIQVKEEFVEMEAEEAGDGVEQTSAKLYTCPHCNRSFKGLNYFRFHVKGHLGYKPFKCTLCHKEFLTGYLLKKHMEVHVSERRYKCGECGKLYKTVGHVREHMRAHSDERPYRCARCNKGYKTKNALQVHQRTHGEDKPYVCQFCLRGFREKGSLVRHIRHHTGEKPFKCPKCGRGFAEHGTLNRHMRAKGGCQKDDSSEQPDMVTEEQASVDSLATAAIISEDPHAVLVEFSSVVADTQEYIIKTQTEEDVQEEEVTLIQDSQNEMGNHIMKVVQRLVSQSQGAGGTGSHQIIVRNMAMNEEAASISDCGDTITIATPESLTEQVAMTLASAISDGTLLGTAGTVETAHGTVTMVTTEEAVEEGIQMVQHQEEYVITSPEEVEIQTVVL
- the e4f1 gene encoding transcription factor E4F1 isoform X2 — encoded protein: MNVENPHHHTAATEPEAERETATDDDNETITIQTTLGDEDEDVHKCGRCQTEFSTLEAFIQHKLQHNCRRAEASSQEANEEVTAANGGSSSEVKTADGASSDEPLKSTYDGSSSGTLGRGSRKKVVSLKVTDHSDGTEGSLSDNADSDLKPVFKVNQEGRYICQLCDKTFKTTNILRTHMKTHSDHKNFSCDLCGTSFRTKGSLIRHNRRHTDERPYRCTLCGQSFRESGALTRHLKALTPCTEKIRFVQYKEILVSKDGVQKGVEDDHAAMAAQQHEVVVVEQQPEEEQEQEMVEAQTAVVSVVEAGSQEVLHQVHFTMEVNGTTQEQQVVVEQSQVEALAAAAAAGDNLICQAIINSGIALETEEAVVEETSQETEEMDKEVSGCPDIDESVTEIQVKEEFVEMEAEEAGDGVEQTSAKLYTCPHCNRSFKGLNYFRFHVKGHLGYKPFKCTLCHKEFLTGYLLKKHMEVHVSERRYKCGECGKLYKTVGHVREHMRAHSDERPYRCARCNKGYKTKNALQVHQRTHGEDKPYVCQFCLRGFREKGSLVRHIRHHTGEKPFKCPKCGRGFAEHGTLNRHMRAKGCQKDDSSEQPDMVTEEQASVDSLATAAIISEDPHAVLVEFSSVVADTQEYIIKTQTEEDVQEEEVTLIQDSQNEMGNHIMKVVQRLVSQSQGAGGTGSHQIIVRNMAMNEEAASISDCGDTITIATPESLTEQVAMTLASAISDGTLLGTAGTVETAHGTVTMVTTEEAVEEGIQMVQHQEEYVITSPEEVEIQTVVL